From one Thamnophis elegans isolate rThaEle1 chromosome 7, rThaEle1.pri, whole genome shotgun sequence genomic stretch:
- the MDM1 gene encoding nuclear protein MDM1 isoform X3, with product MNKSADGLAFDQMSLGSQENQILFPRDECLIMTHKFQNLFNGMELNRVLQRKAGMNISRSRSFPRSSEYQREFVWKNPQKLSPVLAADQFIHRSSQSIPPFKSPVIIPETEYERNFKPSPPIQQLKQCFLEKCECPRSESVDISSQEKNEKSKTTSKTPEDSNQNELETKQKEEKHKQKLLCSHRRFKKMNTEYRSKFLSPSQYIYKQGAWVHVRKNIPYQGSQNTLNTMWYVEVKELREKAEAYKKRIQGTHFSRDHLNQILSDNNRFWDLSSESTVEETMSNNIRALDLAGIPENKLSSGPKILAQPAQLQQYNVGNLGVSDASTIPVKRRLVWDESHDDEQQENMSPILRECKEEENKQEIAEVKEMGGNVNDASINNQNSSGGRADSSESLRTHGRLPTPQLRTLGGIQRTHHDLTTPAAGGAVLVFPQKGKNSSFLQIEKESSEKQSLANSQVSREQIVGKTYRDEEKTVINSSAAGLKTLDPLPLRMDQYSNQDASGTRNHETLMHSEQMPTVSETKLAKGSTVPYWSPLCRIQGSLRDPEFQHNGNIASPKRSWLQLPLQERNYHDEDDDDRLSQLSARSAASGSLASQVLERAQRRKENFWGKM from the exons GGATCACAAGAGAACCAAATTTTATTTCCAAGAGACGAGTGCCTTATTATGACACACAAATTTCAAAATCTTTTCAATGGAATGGAG CTCAATAGGGTTCTACAAAGGAAAGCAGGCATGAATATCTCACGATCGAGAAGCTTCCCTAGAAGTTCTGAGTACCAGAGAGAGTTTGTTTGGAAAAACCCCCAGAAGCTTTCTCCAGTCCTTGCAGCAGATCAG TTTATTCACAGATCAAGTCAATCCATTCCTCCATTTAAGTCTCCTGTTATTATTCCTGAAACTGAATATGAAAGGAATTTCAAACCTTCCCCTCCTATACAACAATTGAAACAGTGCTTTCTGGAAAAGTGTGAATGTCCTAGGTCCGAATCAGTAGACATTTCCTCTCAAGAAAAG aatGAAAAAAGTAAAACCACTTCAAAGACACCAGAAGATTCAAATCAAAATGAATTAGAAACaaagcagaaagaagaaaaacacaaacaGAAGTTGCTGTGTTCACATAGACGTTTTAA GAAAATGAATACAGAATATAGATCAAAATTCTTGTCTCCTAGTCAATACATTTATAAACAAGGAGCCTGGGTACATGTCAGAAAAAATATACCCTATCAA GGTTCTCAAAACACTCTAAATACCATGTGGTATGTGGAG GTGAAAGAACTTCGAGAGAAAGCAGAAGCTTATAAGAAGAGGATACAAGGAACCCACTTTTCCAGAGATCATTTAAATCAAATCCTGTCAGATAATAATAGATTCTGGGATTTGTCCTCTGAATCCACTGTGGAAGAAACCATGAGCAACAATATCAGAGCACTTGACTTAGCAGG GATCCCTGAAAACAAACTATCTTCAGGACCTAAAATATTGGCACAACCTGCACAGTTGCAACAATATAATGTTGGGAATTTAGGTGTATCAGATGCTTCTACTATTCCTGTCAAGCGGCGTTTAGTTTGGGATGAATCACATGATGATGAGCAACAAGAAAATATGTCGCCTATATTAAGAGaatgcaaagaagaagaaaataagcaagaaatTGCTGAAGTTaaagaaatggggggaaatgttAACGATGCCAGTATAAACAATCAAaa TTCTTCAGGAGGCAGGGCAGATTCTTCAGAATCTTTAAGAACACATGGTAGGCTTCCAACTCCACAACTTAGAACGCTTGGTGGAATCCAAAGAACACATCATGATCTGACAACTCCAGCTGCAG gaGGTGCTGTTTTAGTATTTCCTCAGAAAGGGAAGAATTCATCCTTCctgcaaatagaaaaggaatCTTCAGAAAAGCAGTCTCTGGCAAATAGTCAAGTTTCAAGAGAACAAATAGTAGGAAAAACTTACAGG GATGAAGAAAAAACTGTGATTAATTCTTCAGCTGCCGGGCTGAAAACTTTGGACCCTTTGCCTCTACGAATGGATCAGTACTCCAATCAAGATGCTTCTGGTACAAGAAACCATGAAACATTAATGCATTCCGAGCAGATGCCTACAGTTTCAGAAACAAAGCTGGCTAAGGGTTCTACTGTACCCTATTGGAGTCCATTGTGTCGCATTCAAGGAAGTCTCCGGGATCCAGAGTTTCAGCATAATG GCAATATTGCAAGCCCTAAAAGGAGCTGGTTACAGTTACCTCTTCAGGAGCGAAACTATCATGATGAAG